The uncultured Methanolobus sp. sequence AAGTGCTTACCAATTATCTGGAGCCCCACAGGCATTCCGTCTGCAAGTCCGCATGGAACTGAGATGGATGGTACACCTGCAAGGTTGATAGGTACTGTGTTGACATCCGCAAGGTACAGTGAAAGCGGGTCATCTATCTTCTCACCGATCTTAAATGCCGGTGCAGGCATGGTTGGTGCCATGAGCACGTCAACATTTGCCAGAGCCTTATCGAAGTCCTGCTTTACAAGTGTCCTTACCTTGAGTGCTTTAAGATAGTATTTGTCGTGGTAACCTGCTGAAAGTGCGTAGGTTCCGAGCAATATTCTGCGTTTGACCTCGTCACCGAAACCTTCTGCACGGGTCTTTGATGCCATTACGTGCCAGTTATCACCATCGACACGGTATCCGTATCTTGTACCATCGAAACGTGCAAGGTTTGATGAAGCCTCACTCATGGCTATAATATAATATGATGCAAGGGCATATTTTGTGTGTGGCATGGATACCTTCTCATAGGTAGCTCCCATGTCCTCGAACTTTGATATTGAGTCCCATACTGCCTTTTCGACATTCTCATTGATGCCCTCTCCGAAATATTCTTCAGGAACACCGATATTCATGCCTTTCACATCGTTCTTCAGGGCATCGCTGTAAGTGTTCTCCCTGTTGATCGATGTGCTGTCCCTGCTGTCGTAGCCTGCGATAACATCCATGATGGTTGCGACATCTGCTACGTTTGTTGCAAGAGGACCGATCTGCTCCAGTGAGTTTGCGTAGGAGATAAGTCCGTACCTTGAAATGCATCCGTAGGTTGGTTTGAGTCCTACCACTCCACAGTATGCTGCAGGACACCTGACTGATCCTCCAGTGTCAGAACCAAGTGATACTGGTGCTTCACCTGCTGCAACGACTGCTGCACTGCCACCGGATGAACCTCCGGGAACCCTGTCCATGTCCCATGGGTTGAATGTTGGTCCGTAGTAGCTTGATTCGGTGGAAGTTCCCATGGCAAATTCGTCCATGTTCGTCTTTCCGATGATTACTGCGCCTGCTGCCTTCAGCTTCTCAATTACATGTGCATCGTATGGCGGCACATATCCCTGAAGTATCTTTGATGAGCAGGTTGTGGAGAGCCCTTTTGTGGATATGTTCTCCTTGATTGCGATGGGTACGCCTGCAAGTGGTCCTTCGTGGCCGTTTGAGTCTATCTCGCGGGCTGTGTTGATAGCCTCGTCCCAGAGGGTTGTGAAGCCATTTATCTTGCTCTTGCCGATGGTATCAATGTAAGATGCTGTGACCTCTTCGGCAGAAGAGTCTGCAATTTTCTGTCTGATGCCTGAAATGTCTGTCCATGCTGTCATTTTTCCACCTCACATGATCTTTGGAGACTTGAAGTTGCCTTCCTGCTTGTGTTCGGTGTTTGCAAGCACTTCTTTCTGTGGCATCGATTCTGTGACTTCGTCTTTCCTGAACACGTTCACAATGTCCGCTACGTGGTATGTTGGCTCTACGCCTTCGGTGTCTACCTCATCGAGCTGCCCGAAATAGTCCAGTACGGAGTTGAGCTTCTCTGCATACGCATCGGATTCTTTTGCATCGATCTCGATACGTGCGAGCCAGCCCACGTGCTCTACTTCCTCTTTAGTGATCATCGTAAGTTCCTCTAGTTGAAATAGGGTATAGTTATAATATGTAATAATTTAAGTCTTAGAAAAGCAGGCGATTATATTAAAAATGTTGGTTAAGCACATTGTGTCTGTTCAAGTTAGGTGAATATCTCTTTTTTTCAGATGATTTAGTACCTTACTTTATTGCACACATGATTGAGCTCATTTATAGATTCATCCACTTAGTTTTTATTTTCATAATAACACTTTGCTGTTAGTACTCAAGTACTTATATTGTTAGTAATATCATACTAACAGATATCATGTCTGCAAAAGATGTCTATGGAAAAATAGGGTATTTCATTGAGAAATGGCCCAAAGGAATAATTCTCGTAGCTATTCTCCTGATAATCATTGCAATTCAGGGTGCAGGCCTGATAGAGCAGAAAAGCGGAATAGACACCTTCGTATCAAAGGATTCGGATATCTATCTGAACTATGATCATCTTTACAAACAGAATTTTGGTAATGACCTTGTGCTGGTGCTCGTAGATTCCGATGATGCAACGGATTCTGAGGTTCTGGAAACCATCGATGATTTTGACGGGATCATAGGGACAGATAAGAATGTTGAAACCGTTATGAGTATGGCATCACTCGTAAAGGATGCAGCTTATTTTGTAACCGGTCGAAATGAGATACCAAATGATGATACTATACAGGCAATAATCGCTCAGCTTCCATCTGCCTACGTTGACCAGCTCCTGCCTGACAGCACGCATACTATCATTATGGTCCAGATGACCAGCGGCATTGATGAGGATAACAAGAAAAGAGTTCTTAATCAGGTCAACAGGGCACTCGATACAGTAGATTTCCCTGCAGGCACAACAGCGGTTGCAACAGGAGATCCTGCATTCCTGATCGCAATGTCCGAGGAAATGAGCTCAAGTCTTCAGAGCATGCTCCTGCTTGCATTTATATTGATGATCCTGGCCCTGCTGGTAGTTTTCCATCATGTAAGATGGTGTCTTTTGCCATTGCCGGTAGTCCTTGTAGGTCTTGTGTGGACGTTCGGGGCAATGGGCTATATGGACATACCCATGACAATGGCAACCATGGCAGTCTTCCCGATCCTGATAGGACTGGGAGCGGACTATGCTATCCAGTTTCACAACCGTCTTGAAGAAGAACTGGCAAAAGGCGAGAGCGTAGAAGGGGCCGTCATTGATACGATAAAACACACAGGTCCTGCAGTGGGCACAGCAGTAGTAGCCACTTCCCTTGGATTTGTCGCCCTTTTCATTTCCAGCGTGCCAATGATACAGGACTTTGGAAAAATAAGCCTGATAGGAGTAATACTCTGTTACATTGCATCCATGTTTGTCCTTGTATCAATACTGTATCTACTGGACAGGCGGTATGAGAAAAAGGCATGTAATCCATCTGGAAAAAATATTCCGGCAAAAAAACAGGTCAATACAAATGATACGGCAATCGGCAGAGTTCTCAAAAAAGTATCGATGTTCTCGGCAAAGAGGCCTCTTATCGTAATTTCCCTGGCACTCATACTTGCAGTTTCAGGCCTTTATGCCGATGAGAAAGTAGGTGTACAGACAGACACAAAGGACTTTGTTCCCCAGGATATGCTTGCTCTGCAGAATCTTGAAAAACTGACCCGTGTCATGGGCGGTATTGACCAGATCAATATCATTGTCAAGGCCGATGACATAAAGGACCCTGATGTCCTGCAATGGATGGTTGATTTCTCGCAGCGGGAAGTAGAAGACAACAGTCATATTACGGATTCAGGCAGCATTGCTTCGCTGATATATTCCGCATATGGTTCC is a genomic window containing:
- the gatA gene encoding Asp-tRNA(Asn)/Glu-tRNA(Gln) amidotransferase subunit GatA, which codes for MTAWTDISGIRQKIADSSAEEVTASYIDTIGKSKINGFTTLWDEAINTAREIDSNGHEGPLAGVPIAIKENISTKGLSTTCSSKILQGYVPPYDAHVIEKLKAAGAVIIGKTNMDEFAMGTSTESSYYGPTFNPWDMDRVPGGSSGGSAAVVAAGEAPVSLGSDTGGSVRCPAAYCGVVGLKPTYGCISRYGLISYANSLEQIGPLATNVADVATIMDVIAGYDSRDSTSINRENTYSDALKNDVKGMNIGVPEEYFGEGINENVEKAVWDSISKFEDMGATYEKVSMPHTKYALASYYIIAMSEASSNLARFDGTRYGYRVDGDNWHVMASKTRAEGFGDEVKRRILLGTYALSAGYHDKYYLKALKVRTLVKQDFDKALANVDVLMAPTMPAPAFKIGEKIDDPLSLYLADVNTVPINLAGVPSISVPCGLADGMPVGLQIIGKHFDENTIIKAAYSFEQNTDHNKARPPEVA
- the gatC gene encoding Asp-tRNA(Asn)/Glu-tRNA(Gln) amidotransferase subunit GatC; amino-acid sequence: MITKEEVEHVGWLARIEIDAKESDAYAEKLNSVLDYFGQLDEVDTEGVEPTYHVADIVNVFRKDEVTESMPQKEVLANTEHKQEGNFKSPKIM
- a CDS encoding RND family transporter, which gives rise to MSAKDVYGKIGYFIEKWPKGIILVAILLIIIAIQGAGLIEQKSGIDTFVSKDSDIYLNYDHLYKQNFGNDLVLVLVDSDDATDSEVLETIDDFDGIIGTDKNVETVMSMASLVKDAAYFVTGRNEIPNDDTIQAIIAQLPSAYVDQLLPDSTHTIIMVQMTSGIDEDNKKRVLNQVNRALDTVDFPAGTTAVATGDPAFLIAMSEEMSSSLQSMLLLAFILMILALLVVFHHVRWCLLPLPVVLVGLVWTFGAMGYMDIPMTMATMAVFPILIGLGADYAIQFHNRLEEELAKGESVEGAVIDTIKHTGPAVGTAVVATSLGFVALFISSVPMIQDFGKISLIGVILCYIASMFVLVSILYLLDRRYEKKACNPSGKNIPAKKQVNTNDTAIGRVLKKVSMFSAKRPLIVISLALILAVSGLYADEKVGVQTDTKDFVPQDMLALQNLEKLTRVMGGIDQINIIVKADDIKDPDVLQWMVDFSQREVEDNSHITDSGSIASLIYSAYGSIPTDEDTVDYIIDSMSSAVTGQYIEGGNMGVINLDLDKDLSSEQISSTIDQVESDLEWYIPPAGVSVTVTGSKVTTTSIIDALTSGRTQMGYLGMAIIFLGMLIIYKDWLKALATILPIVMVTGWIGGVMYLLDMSYNPLTATLGALAIGIGAEFTILMLERYFEEREKGLEPYDALETAASSIGPAIIASGSTVIFGFSALIISSFPMISAFGKVTVIAVAFSLVSTVVVLPPIMVNLDLWRSGRKTSEKHIESNKVSI